The proteins below are encoded in one region of Triticum aestivum cultivar Chinese Spring chromosome 1B, IWGSC CS RefSeq v2.1, whole genome shotgun sequence:
- the LOC123102255 gene encoding MDIS1-interacting receptor like kinase 2 encodes MWENVRAFYSHAIVKMYGFCFHRAYKFLVYDYIQQGSLHGTLENEELAKELDWKNRIALATDVAQAIAYLHHECSPPIIHRDITSNNILLDTTFKAFVSDFGTARILKPDSSNWSALAGTYGYIAPELSYTSVVTEKCDVYSFGVVVLELVMGKHPRDLLDGSLSSGKQAMLVKDILDQRPTTPITTEENSLALLIKLAFSCLESSPQARPTMREAYQTLIQRPSSSSCPMTFSTLTLQQVKYAC; translated from the exons ATGTGGGAAAATGTTCGAGCTTTCTATTCCCACGCCATTGTCAAAATGTATGGCTTCTGCTTCCATCGAGCGTATAAATTTCTCGTCTACGACTACATTCAGCAGGGAAGCCTCCATGGGACATTGGAAAATGAGGAGTTAGCAAAGGAATTAGATTGGAAGAATAGAATTGCTCTTGCAACTGATGTGGCTCAAGCAATAGCTTATTTACACCATGAATGCAGTCCACCGATAATCCATCGAGATATCACAAGCAACAACATCTTACTTGATACAACCTTCAAGGCTTTTGTCTCGGATTTCGGCACGGCAAGGATTCTTAAGCCCGATTCATCAAACTGGAGTGCACTAGCAGGGACATATGGCTACATAGCTCCTG AACTCTCATACACATCAGTTGTGACTGAGAAATGTGATGTCTATAGCTTTGGCGTGGTTGTGCTAGAGCTAGTTATGGGGAAGCATCCAAGGGATCTATTAGACGGTAGTTTGTCGAGCGGGAAACAAGCTATGCTGGTGAAAGATATTCTAGACCAACGGCCAACAACACCAATAACAACAGAAGAGAATAGCTTAGCTCTGCTCATCAAGCTAGCCTTTTCTTGCTTGGAATCTTCACCACAAGCAAGGCCAACCATGCGGGAGGCCTACCAAACACTCATCCAGCGACCCTCTTCTAGCTCATGCCCCATGACTTTCAGCACACTTACATTACAACAAGTAAAGTATGCATGTTGA
- the LOC123083534 gene encoding gamma-gliadin B-like, which yields MKTFPIISLLAMAMTIATATTTMQLDPSVHVLQRPQQPFLEQELNACTEFILQQCSPISSSESGLRVFRKQIVVLSQFGLRSSGCELMQQQCCEQLAQISDQDRCTAIHSIAHAIIVQQEQQQQQQVGQDFPQSQQQQQQQPGQGTVVQPQQQLGQGFIQPQQLAQLQSIMSLVLQTLPTMCNVHVTPYCSMITTPVGSIIFGDGQ from the coding sequence ATGAAGACCTTCCCCATCATTTCCCTCCTTGCCATGGCGATGACCatagccaccgccaccaccaccatgcaGCTCGACCCTAGCGTCCATGTGCTACAAAGGCCACAACAACCATTTCTAGAGCAAGAGTTGAATGCCTGCACGGAGTTTATATTGCAACAATGCAGCCCCATATCATCAAGTGAATCGGGTTTGAGAGTATTCCGGAAACAGATTGTTGTCCTGTCACAATTTGGCCTACGAAGCAGTGGTTGCGAGTTGATGCAGCAACAATGCTGTGAGCAGCTAGCACAGATATCTGATCAAGACCGATGCACAGCCATCCATAGCATCGCACACGCCATCATCgtacaacaagaacaacaacaacaacaacaggtgGGTCAAGATTTCCCACagtcccaacaacaacaacaacaacaaccgggCCAGGGTACAGTTGTCCAGCCTCAACAACAACTTGGCCAGGGCTTCATCCAACCTCAACAACTAGCTCAGCTCCAATCGATTATGTCGTTGGTGCTACAAACCCTGCCAACGATGTGTAATGTGCATGTCACACCTTATTGCTCCATGATCACTACACCAGTTGGCAGCATCATTTTTGGTGATGGCCAGTAA
- the LOC123083525 gene encoding probable leucine-rich repeat receptor-like protein kinase At1g35710 → MALLHWKATLASPPLQMSSWQENTSPCNWTGIMCTVVRHGRNMPWVVTNISLPGAGIRGQLGELNFSALPFLTYIDLHNNSLHGALPASIGSLSALSVLNLPYNQLTGKIPAEIGDLQSLRLLELSFNRFTGHIPESLGNLTMLTDLLIHQNMVSGPIPEEIGRLVNLQNLQLSNSTLSGLIPKTLGNLSQLNALCLFGNQLSGPIPQELGRLVHLQILDLNSNDFSGPIPISITNLTTMNTLYLFENEITGPIPPELGNLAMLNQLGLYENKITGSVPPELGNLTMLNELFLYTNQIIGPIPLELGVLPNLQYLDFGDNKISGSIPDSLGNITKLVVLHLYENQITGPIPLELGLLLNLEDLTLADNQISGSIPSNLGNISKLVQLSLFKNQITGSIPQEIGNLMNLEILDLYQNKISGSIPKTFGKLQSIQRMQIYDNKLSGSLPREFGDLISLVELALSNNSLFGPLPANICLGGRLQYLQISSNMFSVPIPRSLKTCTSLVRLRLESNQLTGDLSQHFGVYPQLVQMRLASNRLSGQISPNLGACTQLTVLHLAENKITGSIPPILSKLSNLEELTLDSNYLSGEIPPEICTLENLSSLNLSSNQLSGSIPTHIKKLRNLAYLDTSGNRLSGLIPEELGTCMKLLSLKINNNSFSGSLPGVIGNLAGLQIMLDVSNNNFTGVLPQQLGKLEMLEFFNLSHNQFSGSIPSSFASMVSLSTLDVSYNELEGQVPTARLLQNASASWFLPNKGLCRNLPGLPPCYSTPVAAHKKGKILGLLLPIVLVMGCGIIAAIVVTIMLNYNRREPQESVSTEARDLFSVWNFDGRLAFDDIVRATEDFDDKYIIRTGGYGKVYKAQLQDGQLVAVKKLHQTEEELDDERRFRSEMEILTQIRQRSIVKMYGFSSHPVYKFLVYDYIQQGSLHGILENQELAKELDWKKRIALATDVAQAISYLHHECSPPIIHRDITSNNILLDTSFKAFVSDFGTARILKPDSSNWSALAGTFGYIAPELSYTSVATEKCDVYSFGVVVLELVMGKHPRNLLDGSLSNGEQSMMVKDILDQRPTTPITTEENNLSERLWC, encoded by the exons ATGGCCCTCCTTCACTGGAAAGCTACACTCGCAAGCCCACCGCTGCAGATGAGCTCTTGGCAGGAAAACACCAGCCCGTGCAACTGGACGGGCATCATGTGCACGGTTGTTCGCCATGGCCGCAACATGCCCTGGGTGGTGACCAACATCTCGCTGCCGGGTGCTGGCATCCGTGGCCAGCTTGGTGAGCTCAACTTCTCGGCTCTTCCATTCCTCACATATATCGACCTTCATAACAATAGTCTTCATGGTGCACTGCCTGCTAGTATCGGCTCACTGTCGGCACTTTCGGTACTTAACCTTCCCTACAACCAGCTCACAGGGAAAATTCCTGCTGAGATTGGTGACCTGCAAAGTCTCAGGCTGCTTGAGCTCTCATTTAACAGATTCACAGGACATATTCCTGAATCTCTGGGTAACCTAACAATGTTAACTGATCTTCTCATTCACCAAAACATGGTATCAGGTCCCATTCCCGAGGAGATTGGAAGACTTGTCAACCTACAAAATCTACAACTAAGCAACAGCACCTTAAGCGGTTTGATACCGAAAACCCTTGGAAATCTGAGCCAACTAAATGCATTATGCCTGTTTGGTAATCAACTTTCAGGGCCTATACCCCAAGAACTTGGCAGGCTAGTCCATTTGCAAATTCTTGACCTTAATTCAAATGATTTTTCAGGTCCAATTCCAATCTCCATAACCAATCTCACTACAATGAACACACTTTATCTCTTTGAAAATGAAATCACAGGACCAATACCCCCAGAACTAGGCAACCTCGCTATGCTAAACCAACTTGGTCTCTACGAAAATAAAATAACAGGTTCAGTACCCCCAGAACTAGGCAACCTCACTATGCTCAATGAACTTTTTCTCTATACAAATCAAATCATAGGTCCAATACCTTTAGAATTGGGCGTCTTGCCGAATCTCCAGTATTTAGACTTCGGCGACAACAAAATATCTGGCTCTATTCCTGACAGCTTAGGAAATATTACCAAGCTAGTGGTACTGCACCTCTATGAAAATCAGATAACAGGTCCAATACCTCTAGAATTAGGCCTCTTGCTAAATCTGGAGGATTTAACCTTGGCTGACAACCAAATATCCGGTTCAATTCCTAGCAACTTAGGAAATATTTCCAAGCTAGTACAACTATCCCTCTTTAAAAATCAGATAACCGGTTCCATTCCCCAAGAGATTGGCAATCTGATGAACCTTGAAATTTTAGACTTGTATCAGAACAAAATTTCAGGATCAATACCGAAAACTTTTGGGAAGTTGCAAAGCATCCAAAGAATGCAAATCTACGATAACAAATTATCAGGTTCTCTTCCCCGAGAATTCGGAGATCTCATCAGCCTTGTTGAACTTGCATTGTCTAACAACTCACTTTTTGGACCTTTACCCGCAAATATATGTTTAGGTGGCAGACTTCAATATCTCCAGATCTCTTCTAATATGTTCAGTGTCCCCATTCCAAGGAGTTTAAAGACATGTACGAGTTTGGTTCGACTTCGCCTTGAGTCGAACCAACTAACAGGAGATCTCTCTCAGCATTTTGGTGTCTATCCACAACTTGTACAGATGCGGTTAGCATCGAATAGATTGTCTGGGCAGATCTCACCAAATCTAGGTGCATGTACCCAGCTAACGGTACTACATCTAGCAGAAAATAAGATCACAGGTTCCATACCTCCAATCCTTTCTAAATTGTCAAACCTAGAAGAACTAACACTCGATTCTAATTATCTGAGTGGTGAGATTCCACCAGAAATCTGCACTTTAGAAAACCTATCTAGCCTGAACTTGTCATCAAACCAATTATCTGGATCCATACCTACACACATAAAAAAGCTACGCAATCTAGCATACCTTGATACATCTGGGAACAGACTGAGTGGATTAATACCAGAGGAACTTGGGACCTGCATGAAACTACTGTCCTTGAAGATCAACAACAACAGCTTCAGTGGGAGTTTGCCTGGTGTGATTGGAAATTTGGCAGGCCTGCAGATCATGTTAGATGTGAGCAACAATAACTTCACTGGTGTGTTGCCGCAACAACTTGGGAAGTTGGAGATGCTAGAATTTTTTAATTTATCACACAATCAGTTCAGTGGCAGCATTCCATCGTCCTTTGCAAGCATGGTGAGCCTTTCAACACTTGATGTGTCCTACAACGAGTTGGAAGGGCAGGTCCCAACAGCACGGCTACTCCAAAATGCTTCAGCAAGTTGGTTTCTTCCCAATAAAGGTCTGTGTCGCAACCTCCCTGGCCTGCCACCTTGTTATTCAACCCCGGTAGCTGCTCACAAAaaggggaagatacttggtttgctTTTGCCAATTGTTCTTGTGATGGGTTGCGGCATTATTGCTGCAATTGTTGTCACAATAATGCTTAATTATAACAGGAGAGAACCACAAGAAAGTGTTAGCACTGAAGCAAGGGACCTATTCTCTGTTTGGAATTTCGATGGAAGATTAGCATTTGACGATATTGTAAGGGCAACAGAAGACTTTGATGATAAGTATATCATTAGAACAGGAGGATACGGCAAAGTCTACAAGGCACAACTCCAAGACGGGCAGCTGGTTGCTGTGAAGAAGCTTCATCAGACAGAAGAAGAGTTGGATGATGAAAGAAGATTTCGTAGTGAAATGGAAATCTTAACGCAGATCCGACAACGAAGCATTGTCAAAATGTATGGATTCTCCTCCCATCCAGTGTATAAATTTCTAGTCTACGACTACATTCAGCAGGGAAGCCTCCACGGAATATTGGAAAATCAGGAGCTAGCAAAGGAATTAGATTGGAAGAAGAGAATTGCTCTTGCAACTGATGTGGCTCAAGCAATATCTTATTTGCACCACGAATGCAGTCCACCTATAATCCATCGAGATATCACAAGCAACAACATCTTACTTGATACATCCTTCAAGGCCTTTGTCTCGGATTTCGGCACAGCAAGGATTCTTAAGCCCGATTCATCAAACTGGAGTGCACTAGCAGGAACGTTTGGCTACATAGCTCCTG AACTGTCGTACACATCTGTTGCGACAGAGAAATGTGATGTCTATAGCTTTGGGGTGGTTGTGTTAGAGCTAGTGATGGGCAAGCATCCAAGGAATTTATTAGATGGTAGTCTTTCTAACGGCGAACAATCAATGATGGTGAAAGATATTCTGGACCAACGGCCGACAACACCAATAACAACAGAAGAGAATAacttatcggagaggctatggtgttga